TGTCCTTAAGATAAATCAAACTATCAGGTTCTAATTTTTGAAACCTCATAATACAAAGCAAACACTAGAAATATGGTAGCTTTAAACCATGGTTTATGAGGACTTTGTATAGTGTCTGAATGATTACCTTAATCATATCATATCtaactttttaaatttattttctcgTAGATATGGTTAAAACAAGAGGTTGTGGTCCTGCACGACATAGTCCACCCACGGCATTGGCTAGTATAGCGCGTGAAGGTGCTCATGTTGATCGTCAACCACCACAGCATCCAGTGCAACAACCTTATTCAAGATTAGTGAAGAGGCCAAGGAGCAAGAGAAGACATGGTCGCAAAGGTCCCTACTCCACGACTACCATTAAAAAGCTCTCACGAGACTTGTTGGTTGAGGTTGTGGCAACAGTGGCGTCACACTCCTTCACCGATCTTCACAACATCAAATTATGTTGCAAAGATTTTCTTGATGCTACAGAAGATAGCTACGTATTGCGAAAAGTTTCTTTAGACACGTTCCCATTAATCCAGTGGCGTCCCAATGGCAAAACAACATCGTTTTTGAACCGTTGTAGGGAATGTGGAAACATGGAGAGCTTATACAGAGAAGGTCTGCGAAAATATTTTGATTATCCAAATGGAAAGATTGACGGTCTTGAGATATTGAAGGTAGCTGCTGAAAATGGTCACAACGAAGCAAAATATGTGTATGGTATGATTTCATTATGCTCTAAAGATGATGAGTCA
This is a stretch of genomic DNA from Lotus japonicus ecotype B-129 chromosome 1, LjGifu_v1.2. It encodes these proteins:
- the LOC130720027 gene encoding uncharacterized protein LOC130720027, translating into MVKTRGCGPARHSPPTALASIAREGAHVDRQPPQHPVQQPYSRLVKRPRSKRRHGRKGPYSTTTIKKLSRDLLVEVVATVASHSFTDLHNIKLCCKDFLDATEDSYVLRKVSLDTFPLIQWRPNGKTTSFLNRCRECGNMESLYREGLRKYFDYPNGKIDGLEILKVAAENGHNEAKYVYGMISLCSKDDESRKQGLDYMRFLRKSKCVVGSRNKVKQLSNFMWKNNGMLKRIESPLCNSKSTCKGWRVKRDRWVLLEDDDGDEDISLCEHCRWDHELELFYRFFNVP